The genomic DNA TGGATTGAAAGAGGGCAAGGGAAGTCTTTCCATATTCAATGGAGAGGTCATCGTTTAACAGTCTTGAATAACATAGCGCGATTCCGTAATAAAAATCAGCTTTTTCCAATTGGTTCACAGATATTTGAGCTAAGAATTCTTTTGAGGTTTTATAGGATTTAAGCGCTTCAGCAAAATCCTTCTGGTCGTAGTGGATATCACCTTTATATTTGTGAAAGAAGTATTTATTTTCTAATGTGAAGGTTTCATAGTAAGGGGCAATGTGCATCACCAGTTCGTTGAGTTTCTTTGTTTCATTTTTGAGAGTCAAATAATGCATGCTCAACAACTTAAAGAATATCTTTTCGGATTCTCCAGCTTGGAAGATGGAATGGCTGCTTATTCGTTCAAACAGCTTGTCTGCCTTAGTAAAATCTCTTTTTAACAAACTATCGTAAAACTGCAGAAGATCTTCTCCAAGGTGATCATCCCACGTGATGCTTTCAATCAACCCCAATCTTTCGAATAAAAGATTGACGATCTCCTTGCTTGGATCCAATTGATTATTTTCAATTTTAGATAAGTATGAAACGGATATAATTCCGTTTGCCAGCTCAGTCTGGGTCATTTGTCTTCTCATTCGAATGAATTTGATTTGGGACCCAACCGACATTCCACACACCTCGTTTTTTGAATTTTCTTTTATTATACAAAAATTGATTCATTTTCCTATGAGTCGAATGGTCTATCAGAACAATACAGCTACTCGATGAAATAAAGCAGCCTTGGAAAAATCACAAAATAAAAAAAGACCCTGAAATCAGGGTCTTTTGTATCCACTAATCATTAC from Falsibacillus albus includes the following:
- a CDS encoding helix-turn-helix transcriptional regulator — encoded protein: MSVGSQIKFIRMRRQMTQTELANGIISVSYLSKIENNQLDPSKEIVNLLFERLGLIESITWDDHLGEDLLQFYDSLLKRDFTKADKLFERISSHSIFQAGESEKIFFKLLSMHYLTLKNETKKLNELVMHIAPYYETFTLENKYFFHKYKGDIHYDQKDFAEALKSYKTSKEFLAQISVNQLEKADFYYGIALCYSRLLNDDLSIEYGKTSLALFQSTYQLERCANCHILLGICYRRQMKYDMALQSFHIAREVSKTIQYSEIRGTIEHNLGTLKSIIGNVEEAVSHYKLSLHFKKNDSNLSKIITIHSLVKVYHEDKRIEEAKEWLEKGWELIRPDKEKLHRFYLSFYVYENILFGYRDDFDSFMKNEVLPFFEKEGDLKQLCIFIGILADYYNGAKKYKSAAYYYSSANKYYQRLLSLS